A stretch of Leucobacter aridicollis DNA encodes these proteins:
- the pheS gene encoding phenylalanine--tRNA ligase subunit alpha, whose translation MSDNTTNPNPISQEAVDAAVAVALAAFAAAESVAALKTARTEHVGDDSAIAKLNALMREVPKDEKAATGKLMGAARGRLEGAFKGREAELAAAEAEARLVAETVDVTQAPVRRRAGTRHPLTQLQDEASDIFIGMGWEVAEGPEIEHEWFNFDALGFDPDHPARAMQDTFFIEPADRHLLLRTHTSPVQVRSLLDRELPVYVVAPGRTFRTDELDATHTPVFNQIEGIAIDKGLTMAHLRGTLEHFARQMFGAEAKIRLRPNFFPFTEPSAEMDVWQPNAKGGARWVEWGGCGMVDSNVLLAAGIDPDEYQGFAFGMGIERTLQFRNDLNDMRDMVEGDIRFNAQFGGLV comes from the coding sequence GTGTCAGACAACACCACGAACCCCAATCCGATTTCGCAGGAAGCGGTTGACGCCGCCGTCGCTGTAGCTCTCGCCGCGTTCGCCGCCGCCGAGTCAGTGGCGGCCCTGAAAACCGCGAGGACCGAGCACGTTGGCGACGATTCAGCCATCGCGAAGCTCAACGCGCTGATGCGCGAGGTCCCGAAGGATGAGAAGGCTGCAACGGGCAAGCTCATGGGAGCAGCCCGCGGCCGGCTCGAGGGCGCGTTTAAGGGCCGCGAGGCCGAACTTGCCGCGGCAGAGGCCGAGGCGCGGCTCGTCGCGGAGACCGTCGACGTCACCCAGGCTCCCGTGCGTCGCCGCGCGGGCACCAGGCACCCGCTGACGCAGCTGCAGGACGAAGCCTCAGACATCTTCATCGGCATGGGCTGGGAGGTCGCCGAGGGGCCCGAGATCGAGCACGAGTGGTTCAACTTCGACGCGCTTGGCTTCGACCCCGATCACCCCGCGCGGGCGATGCAGGACACCTTCTTCATCGAGCCAGCCGACCGGCACCTGCTGCTGCGCACCCACACCTCACCGGTGCAGGTTCGTTCGCTGCTCGACCGCGAGCTGCCCGTCTACGTCGTCGCGCCCGGGCGCACGTTCCGCACGGACGAGCTCGACGCGACGCACACCCCCGTCTTCAACCAGATCGAGGGCATCGCGATCGACAAGGGCCTGACGATGGCCCACCTGCGCGGCACGCTCGAGCACTTCGCGCGCCAGATGTTCGGCGCCGAGGCGAAGATTCGTCTGCGCCCGAACTTCTTCCCGTTCACCGAGCCATCCGCCGAGATGGATGTGTGGCAGCCCAACGCCAAGGGCGGCGCCCGCTGGGTCGAGTGGGGCGGCTGCGGCATGGTCGACTCGAACGTGCTGCTCGCCGCTGGGATCGACCCAGACGAGTACCAGGGCTTCGCCTTCGGCATGGGAATCGAGCGCACGCTCCAGTTCCGCAACGACCTCAACGACATGCGCGACATGGTTGAGGGCGACATTCGTTTCAACGCACAGTTCGGAGGCCTCGTCTAA
- a CDS encoding copper resistance CopC family protein produces MHSHTHIQAAHTERRTTKRTLALALAAGVALAAFFAPTAAQAHDQLIDVAIDTTDAGEASSLRLTFSDTVLQVGTEIHVSDGDGADATGGAPTFSDRDVVQPLATPLADGTYTSAWRVVSSDGHPIEGGFTFDIADGAASEIRPYSGETEADAESATDPDAASTDDGSEDSSGSPIPLPLAIGAAALVAVAVAIPLIVRMRRNASSAEGHDPRASEE; encoded by the coding sequence ATGCACTCGCATACCCACATTCAGGCTGCGCACACGGAGCGCCGGACGACGAAGCGGACGCTCGCGCTCGCGCTCGCGGCCGGCGTCGCACTCGCCGCGTTCTTCGCGCCAACCGCCGCGCAGGCGCACGACCAGCTCATCGACGTCGCGATCGACACGACCGATGCCGGCGAGGCGTCGAGCCTCAGGCTCACGTTCAGCGACACCGTGCTCCAGGTCGGCACCGAGATCCACGTGTCTGATGGAGACGGCGCAGACGCAACGGGCGGAGCCCCGACGTTCAGCGACCGCGACGTCGTACAGCCGCTCGCAACCCCGCTCGCCGACGGCACCTATACCTCGGCGTGGCGTGTGGTGTCGAGCGACGGCCACCCCATCGAGGGCGGCTTCACCTTCGACATCGCAGACGGAGCGGCGAGCGAGATTCGCCCCTACTCGGGAGAGACTGAGGCCGACGCCGAGAGCGCGACGGACCCCGATGCCGCGTCGACCGACGACGGCTCGGAGGATTCGAGCGGCTCGCCCATTCCTCTCCCACTCGCGATCGGAGCCGCGGCCCTCGTCGCCGTGGCCGTCGCGATCCCACTGATTGTTCGCATGCGTAGGAACGCATCATCCGCGGAGGGTCACGACCCCCGCGCTAGCGAGGAGTAA
- a CDS encoding copper chaperone PCu(A)C, with protein sequence MFTTHRTQRSRRAAVGLASAAAAFALALTGCSPAADEAPTSNSASQGHEAAVTATDTWVKATAADAKPGEAMSGVFGVIENHGDEDLTITGLTSDVAGVTELHEVVDGKMRKIEGDVTVPAGGSLLLEPGANHIMLMDITEPLAPGDDVTVTLTFSDGTTLDIVALVKDTSGANESYDDIDHGDMDMSGDTGSTDHG encoded by the coding sequence ATGTTCACCACACACCGCACCCAGCGTTCGCGCCGTGCGGCGGTAGGCCTTGCCTCCGCCGCCGCAGCCTTCGCGCTCGCACTCACCGGCTGCTCGCCCGCCGCCGACGAGGCCCCGACATCGAACTCGGCGTCGCAGGGCCACGAGGCTGCCGTCACCGCCACGGACACGTGGGTGAAGGCGACCGCGGCAGACGCGAAGCCGGGCGAGGCGATGAGCGGCGTCTTCGGCGTGATCGAGAATCACGGCGATGAGGATCTCACAATCACCGGCCTCACGAGCGACGTCGCCGGCGTCACCGAGCTGCACGAGGTCGTCGACGGCAAGATGCGCAAGATCGAGGGCGACGTCACCGTGCCTGCGGGCGGCTCGCTGCTGCTCGAGCCCGGAGCCAACCACATCATGCTCATGGACATCACCGAGCCGCTCGCCCCGGGCGACGACGTCACGGTGACGCTCACGTTCTCGGACGGCACGACGCTCGACATCGTCGCGCTCGTGAAGGACACGTCGGGGGCGAACGAGAGCTACGACGACATCGATCACGGCGACATGGACATGTCCGGCGACACCGGCTCGACGGACCATGGGTAA
- a CDS encoding Dyp-type peroxidase, whose translation MGKDQPADVDQQARRLSRRALLTGGAVGAGLGALLGGAGGVAGGYALAERDRASEPGYDPATTPALNPAAEGPGFGGEALPCHGAHQAGITTVPATHVRHIAYTLRPETDRDAIARMFRILTGDIEALTAGVAPLADPEPELAERPARLTITVGVGPGLVDRVDRAKRPAWLAPLPAFTLDKLGGGFDGGDLLITVQADDQLPVAHAARMLHRDLDRFGEVAWVQQGFRQARGAEAAGATMRNLMGQVDGTVNPKPEDADFDPLIWIDTADGQPWLAGGSAFVLRRIRMELDTWDRVDRPGREQTIGRTLSDGAALSDPKGGEHTPADFAAKNALGLPIISSAAHIRRATSTDPNERIVRRAVNYDDGHEAGLLFGCFQRDPLTQFVPIQQRLDEADLLNEWVTHTGSAVFAILPGFRSGETLGAGLTA comes from the coding sequence ATGGGTAAGGATCAGCCCGCCGACGTCGATCAGCAGGCCCGCAGGCTGAGCCGCCGCGCCCTCCTCACCGGGGGCGCGGTCGGCGCCGGCCTCGGCGCGCTCCTCGGCGGCGCCGGCGGCGTCGCGGGCGGCTACGCCCTCGCCGAGCGGGATCGTGCGAGCGAACCGGGCTACGATCCCGCCACGACGCCGGCGCTGAACCCCGCGGCGGAAGGTCCGGGGTTTGGCGGGGAGGCGCTCCCCTGCCACGGCGCCCACCAGGCGGGGATCACGACGGTGCCAGCGACGCACGTGCGGCACATCGCGTACACGCTCCGCCCGGAGACTGACCGCGATGCGATCGCGCGCATGTTCCGGATCCTCACCGGCGACATCGAGGCGCTCACCGCGGGAGTCGCGCCGCTGGCCGACCCCGAGCCCGAGCTCGCCGAGCGACCCGCGCGCCTGACGATCACCGTCGGCGTCGGCCCCGGCCTTGTCGACCGCGTCGACCGGGCAAAGCGCCCGGCCTGGCTCGCGCCGCTCCCAGCGTTCACGCTCGACAAGCTCGGCGGCGGCTTCGACGGTGGCGATCTGCTCATCACCGTCCAGGCCGACGACCAGCTGCCCGTCGCGCACGCCGCCCGGATGCTCCATCGCGATCTCGACCGCTTCGGCGAGGTCGCCTGGGTGCAGCAGGGCTTCAGACAGGCGCGCGGAGCGGAGGCTGCTGGCGCGACCATGCGCAACCTCATGGGGCAGGTCGACGGCACCGTCAATCCGAAGCCCGAGGACGCCGACTTCGACCCGCTCATCTGGATCGACACGGCCGACGGCCAGCCCTGGCTCGCCGGCGGCTCCGCGTTCGTGCTGCGCCGGATACGGATGGAGCTCGACACCTGGGACCGTGTCGACCGGCCTGGCCGCGAGCAGACGATCGGGCGGACCCTCTCCGACGGCGCGGCGCTGTCCGACCCGAAGGGCGGCGAGCACACCCCGGCGGACTTCGCTGCGAAAAACGCGCTGGGCCTGCCGATCATCTCGTCGGCGGCGCACATCCGCCGCGCGACATCGACCGACCCGAACGAGCGCATCGTGCGCCGCGCCGTGAACTACGACGACGGCCACGAGGCCGGGCTGCTGTTCGGCTGCTTCCAGCGCGACCCGCTCACGCAGTTCGTGCCGATCCAGCAACGGCTCGACGAGGCCGACCTGCTCAACGAGTGGGTGACGCACACGGGTTCCGCGGTCTTCGCGATCCTGCCCGGGTTCCGCAGCGGCGAGACGCTCGGCGCCGGCCTCACCGCCTAA